Part of the Grus americana isolate bGruAme1 unplaced genomic scaffold, bGruAme1.mat scaffold_478, whole genome shotgun sequence genome is shown below.
CCGCCGTGGGGCGGGACCCCGCGCCCTCGTTGGCTGTCGTCGACGCCTCCTCGGCCTCCGTTGACCCCGCTGCGCCCCGCGTCGATCCGGCGTTGACCCCCGTTGACCCCGCCGCGGCCTTTGACCCCCGTCGGCCTTCCGTTCCCTCATTGGCCGCCTCCGGGCGGCGACGGGTCTCTTCCGCCCCCTCATTGGACGTTGCCCCCCGCCCGGCGGCGCTCACCGTCACCCCATTGGCCAGGGGTCCcgccggggggccgggggccatcttggggcgggggcgggtggggcggggcgggggagcggggggccCCGTTTCCATGGCGAcgagcgggggcggggggcgcccggggctggcggcggcggccaggAGCGACCCCTCCCCCGCCCTACCGTGGCCGAGGCGATGCGCGCGCAGCCCCCGGCCAATCAGGGCGAAGTTCCGCCCACCCGGCTTTGCCTCTCATTGGTGGGTGGCAGGGGACGGTGGGCGTGGCCcgaggagcaggaagaggaagcGGCGGCGGAGGAAGGCGGCGGCCAATGGGGTGAGAGATGAGGGATTGGAAGGGCGGAGCCCTCGGccaatggggtggggggggtgaggcGAGCCGAGCGCGCAGCCAATCGACGGGCGGGGAAGAGACGGGCGGCGGCAGCGACCAATCGGAACGCGGCGGTGTTCGGTGGGGACGAGCAGCGCCGCTCCCGGCCAATCGCGGGCAGAGGGCGGGACAGGCGGGGGAGGTGCCGCCGATCGGCGGGCGGCAGGGGGCGGGCGCAGCGGCGCTGCCGACCAATAGGAGCGCGGAGACGGCGGCGCGGCCAATAAGGAGGCCGTGAGCACTTTGAGGAGGCGGAACCAGAGGCTTGTTACGTCTTTATTGACCCTCACCGGGCCCCGCCCCCCGGGCGGGCCGTCGGGCGGTCGCCGGGGCAGCCGTTGCCTGGCAACCGACcgggtttcccccccccctcaccccgtCCCGCCCCGCGGTTGCCAGGCAACGGCTCActccaccccccactgccaccccaCGATCCGAAGGTGATTGGCAGCTGGAGGCCGGGTGGGCGTGGCCCTCAGCCCCGCCCACTCCCCCCCCACACGCAGCccgccgggggcggggccgaTCACCGTTGGCTCCGCCCACTCATCCTCCGAGGGAGCTCCTGAAGAGGCGGAGCTGCCGTCAGGCCCCGCCCACCCTTCCTCAAGGGGGCGGGGCTTGTCCTCTGCGGGGGCGGAGCCGCGCGTTAGCCCCTCCCACTCGTCCATGAGAAGGCGTGGCCTATCCCCAGCGGGGGCGTGGCCTGGCCAGTCCACCAATTGCTGCCCGTCTTCGTCAGGGGAGGCGGAGCCAAGCTGAAGCCCCTCCCACTCGTCTGTCAGGGGGCGTGGCTTGTCCTCCGGGGGGCGTGGCCTTCCCAGTCCGCCACGGGGgctcctccctcttcctcctccgaGGGGGCGTGGCCAGGCGTTTGCCCCGCCCACTCCGCCTCCAGGGGGTGTGGCTCATCCTCCGTGGGGGCGTGGCCACGCGCTCGCCCCGCCCACTCCGCCTCCAAGGGGGCGTggccagcccagccctccccaTTGGTCCCCTCTCCACGCAAAGAGGCGGGGCTCAGCAGTAGCCCCTCCCACTTCTCTGCCAAGGGGCGGAGCTTCACCGGGGAGGCGTGGCCACGCTTTAGCCCCTCCCACTCATCGCCGGGTGGGCGGAGCTCGCTCTGGGCCTCCCCTCCCGGGGCGCCCCCGCCCTTTGGCCCCTCCCACAGGGGGCGGAGCCTCTCCGGGGAGGCATGGCCACTCTGAGGCCCCTCCCACTCCGGTCCCAGGGGGCGTGACCAGCTCTCACagaggccacgccccctcgcGGCTCCGCCCCTTCCCCACGGTGGGCGTGGCTTCTCGACGGGGGCGTGGCCACCCCGTAGCCCCTCCCACCCGTTCCCTAAGGGGCgtggctccctccccacccccctctTCCGACCGACCCTCCCCCCCTCGGGGgttccctcctctctctttaACCCCTCCCATTTGCGCCCAAAAGGGTGGAACGCGCCGGAAGAACCGCGCCCCGCGCCGTGGACGCGCTGATGCCGCGCCAGCGTGGAGCTGCGGGCGAAAGCTTTGCCGCAACGAGGGCAACGGTAAGGGCGGGCGCCGGTGTGGGCGCGTTGGTGGACGGCGAGGTAAGAGCTGTCGCCGTAACTCTTACCGCAAAGGCGGCACTGGAAAGGTCGTTCGCCGGAATGGGTGACGCGGTGACGGAGGAGGTGGGAGCTCTCGGCGAAACGTTTGCCGCAGTCGCCGCAGGAATAAAGGCGTTCGCCGGTGTGGGTGCGGTGATGGCGAGCCAGGTCGGAACGTTGAGCGAAAGCTTTGCCGCAAGCGCCGCAACCGAAAGGTCGTTCGCCGGTGTGGCTGCGTTGGTGGCGGATCAGGTGGGAGCTCAGGCCGAAGCGTTTCCCGCATTCCCCGCAGGCGAAGGGacgcggaggaggaggaggaggaggaggaggaggaggaggaggaggaggaggaggagcgggggGGTGGTGATGGCGGCAGCGGGGGGGAGGACGCCAGCGAGGGGCCGGTGGGGCCGGGGAAGCGGCTGCGGGGACattgaagggggagggggggggggtcagggtgtcGGTCcctgccccgtgtccccccctccccgtgtccccccctccccgtgtccccccctcaCCTGCGGGGGTGCCCTGGGGCTCGGGGACTCCGGGTTCCTCGGGGCCGGGCAGCGGGAACCCTGCGGGGTACGGACAGGGGTCAGCGGGGGGGACACGAGGGGGAGGAtggggatcccccccccccccaacatcacccccaccccccccccgggccatCGGGCACCCGCCATGTGGCTTGGGGACGCGCTGAGGGGCTCAGGGAACCCCCCCAGGGTgctcagggacccccccaaaggGTCATGGACCCTCCCAGAGTCCTCAGAGACCCCTCCAAAGGCTCAGGGACCCCCCCGAGGGTGCTCAGGGACCCCCCAAAGGgctcagggacccccccccagggtgctcAGGGACCCCTcgcccccctccatccccaccccttTACCCAGGGGGCTGCCGTCccgctgca
Proteins encoded:
- the LOC129200769 gene encoding zinc finger protein 787-like, yielding MEEWGVLGEPPQELQRDGSPLGFPLPGPEEPGVPEPQGTPAAASPAPPAPRWRPPPRCRHHHPPAPPPPPPPPPPPPPPPPPRPFACGECGKRFGLSSHLIRHQRSHTGERPFGCGACGKAFAQRSDLARHHRTHTGERLYSCGDCGKRFAESSHLLRHRVTHSGERPFQCRLCGKSYGDSSYLAVHQRAHTGARPYRCPRCGKAFARSSTLARHQRVHGAGRGSSGAFHPFGRKWEGLKREEGTPEGGRVGRKRGVGREPRPLGNGWEGLRGGHAPVEKPRPPWGRGGAARGRGLCESWSRPLGPEWEGPQSGHASPERLRPLWEGPKGGGAPGGEAQSELRPPGDEWEGLKRGHASPVKLRPLAEKWEGLLLSPASLRGEGTNGEGWAGHAPLEAEWAGRARGHAPTEDEPHPLEAEWAGQTPGHAPSEEEEGGAPVADWEGHAPRRTSHAP